The Methylobacterium durans nucleotide sequence GTCGGGCTGACGATTCAGAACGCCGGCAACGAGACGATCGGCGAGATCGCCGACGTGGTCCTCGACGAAGGCACCAAGGTGAAGGCCTGGATCGTCGGCGTCGGCGGCTTCCTCGGGATCGGCACGAAGTACGTCGCCGTGGATCCGAGCGCGCTGCGCCTCGCCCGCGCCGACGGCGACAAGCTCAAGGCGACGATCAACACCGACAAGGATCAACTGCGCGCCGCGCCGGAATACGTCTATCTCGGCCAGCAGAAGAAGGACGAGGCGAAGAAGTAGAGGGCGCGCGTCCCGTCAGTTCCGGTTCGCCAGCGCCTCGCGGACCGTGCTTGCCACCGAGCCGTCGCGCAGGTGACGGGCGACAAGGAGGGCGTCCGGCATCAGCTCGGCCGCCGTCAGATCCGCGTCCGCGACCTCGCTCGCCAGCACGATGCGAAGTCCGGGCCGCAGCGCCCGCGCCTCGAGCGCCAATTGCGAGCAGCAGAGCTCGCCGGTCAGCGAGATATCGGCGACGAGCACGTCGACCGGGAGCCCGAGGGCCAGCACGGTGAGGGCGTCGACCCCGCAATCGCAGGCCGTGGCGCTGTAGCCGGCCCGCCGGATCTGCCCCGCGATCTCGTCGCGCCACTGCTTCTGACGGCCGGCAATGAGAACCTGGACACCGTAGACGCTCGCCCTGGCATTCGCCCCGGCAACGGCGCTCATGGCAGCGGATCCGATTTCAGGACGAGCCATCGCGCCCTCGACGTCGTGTTCGCATTGCATTGCACCATGCTAGTCCGAGGCCGCGTGGGCGCACAAGTCCCCTGCCGCATTTGCGCCGCAAGCCTGAACGGAGTGACCGTCTTTCAGGCAGGGAAGCATAGCCGGCATGCGGTTGACGCAGGCAATCGGGCCGGGCAACAGGGCCGCGCCCCTGCGATGGAGCCCGCGAGATCGATGTCGTCCGCCAAGTCGCCACCCGTATCGCCCCTCGCCCCCGAATCGGTGCCTGCGCTGCCGCCCGTTCCCGGTGTCCGGCTCGCCACCGCGCAGGCGGGCATCCGCTATTCCGGGCGCACCGACGTGCTGTATGTCGGCCTCGAGCCCGGCACCCGGGCGGCGGGCGTCTTCACGCGCTCGAAATGTCCCTCCGCTCCGGTCGACTGGTGCCGCGACGCGCTGCGCGGGGAATCGGCCCGGGCCCTCGTCGTCAACTCGGGCAACGCCAACGCCTTCACCGGCCTGAAGGGCCGCGAGGCCGTGGCGCTCACGGCCCGGATCGCGGCCGCTGCCGCCGGCTGCCCGGAGGACGCGATCTTCATCGCCTCGACGGGGGTGATCGGCGAGCCCCTCGACGCCAGCAAGTTCGAGGGCGTGCTGGCCGATTGCGCGGCCCGCGCCGAGGACGGCCCGGAGGCGTGGGATGCGGCCGCCCGCGCCATCATGACCACTGACACGTTCCCGAAGCTCGCGACCCGCACGGCCGAGATCGCGGGCACGCGGGTCACGCTCAACGGCATCGCCAAGGGCGCGGGCATGATCGCCCCCGACATGGCGACGATGCTCTCCTTCGTGTTCACGGATGCGAGCCTGCCCCAGCCCGTACTGCAGGCGCTGCTGACGGAGGGGACGGACAAGAGCTTCAACTGCGTGACGGTCGACGGCGACACCTCGACCTCCGACACCCTGCTGCTGTTCGCGACGGGTCTGGCCGGCAATTCCGGGATCGCGGATGCGGGCGACCCGCGCCTCGCCGGTTTCCGCGCGGCGCTCGACGACCTCCTGATCGAGCTCGCCCAGCTCGTGGCCAGGGACGGGGAGGGGGCGCGCAAGTTCGTCACCGTCGAGGTCGGCGGCGCCGAGAGCGACGCCTCGGCCCGGCGCATCGCGCTCTCCATCGCCAATTCGCCGCTCGTCAAGACCGCGGTGGCGGGCGAGGACGCGAATTGGGGCCGCGTGGTGATGGCGGTGGGCAAGGCGGGCGAGCCCGCCGACCGGGACCGCCTCGCGATCTGGTTCGGCGATGTGCGGGTGGCGGTCGCCGGTGCCCGCGATCCGGCCTACAGCGAGGCGGCGGCGAGCGCCGTCATGCGCGAGGCCGCCGTCACGGTTCGGGTCGATCTCGGCCTGGGGGAGGGCCGGGCCCGTGTCTGGACCTGCGATCTGACCAAGGGCTACATCGAGATCAACGGGGATTACCGCTCATGAGGGCGCTTCCCCTCGCGGCCCTCGGCCTCCTCGCCCTCGGTCTCGCGGCACCCCTGCGCGCCGAAGAGGGCGGCGTCGGCGACGGCCTGATCAGCGTGATCGGCCGGGCGCGCACCGAGACGGCGCCGGATTTCGCGAGCGTTGAGATCGGCGTCGAGGTGCGGGGCGCGACGCCGGCCGCGGCGCTCGACGGCACCAGCGAGGCGGCGCGGCGGATCGTGGCGCTCGCGTCCGAATTCGGGGTGCCCGAGAGCGACATCGGCACCACCGCCGTCACGCTCCAGCCCGTCACCCGCACGATGCGCCAGCCGGACGGCACCGTCACCGAGAAGCCGGACGGCTACCGGGCCGCGAATCAGGTGCGCCTGCGGCTTGCCGACATGGGCCGCCTCGGCGACCTGATGCGGCGGGCACTGGAGGCGGGAGCCAACCGCATCGACGGTGTCGCCTTCGGCCTCAAGGACCCGGAGGCGGCGGAGGCCGCGGTGCGGATCGCCGCCATGAAGGACGCGGGCGCACAGGCCGCCCGGCTCGCCGAGGCGGCGGGAGTGAGGCTCGGCCGCGTGGTTTCGATTCAGGCGCCCCCCCGCGCGAGCGTTCCGCCCCCGATCCTGATGGCCGCGGCCGCGCCGATGCGGGCGAAGGGCCGCGGCGGCGTCGCGGTGCCGCTCGTCGCCGGCACCATCGAGGCGAGTGCCGAGGTCGCCGCCACCTTCGCGATCCTGCCGTGACCGAGTCCGCGGGCGTGCGGCTCCTCCTCGTCGTCGCCGTCGCGCTCGTCGACGCCGACGGGCGGGTTCTCCTCGCCCAGCGCCCGCCGGGCAAGCAGCTCGCGGGACTGTGGGAGTTTCCCGGCGGCAAGGTCGAGCCCGGCGAGCGCCCCGAGGCGACCCTGATCCGCGAACTGGCGGAGGAACTCGGCATCACGGTGGAGGAGCCGTGCCTCGCGCCGCTCACCTTCGCGAGCCACGCCTACCCGGACTTCCATCTCCTGATGCCCCTCTACGTCTGCCGCCGCTGGGAGGGCACGCCCCGCTCGCTCGAAGGGCAGGCCCTGCGCTGGGTGCGTCCGCGCGCTCTGCGCGATCTGCCGATGCCGCCGGCCGACGCGCCGCTGATCCCGTTCCTGATCGATCTGCTCGGGCCTTAGGAGCCGGCGGCTCTCAGGGTTCGGTGCGCCCGAGGCCCGGAATGTCCCGCGCCTCGATGACCCGGACCATGCCGCCCTCCCGCGCCAGCCGGAGCATGGCGCGGGCGAGCTCGTCGGTGTCGGTGAGGACGGAGGGCAGCGCGCGCTGGATCACCGGCAGGGCGGGCGCGAGCAGGCGATAGAACGCGTCGACGTAGGGCGTGCGCGAGCGGATGCCGTGGCGCGGACGGATCCCGGCCGGCCGCACCGCGTAGACGCGCTTGAAGGGCAGCCGGAACAGGGCATTCTCGGTCCGCCCACGCACGCGGGCCCACATCACCCGGCCACGCTCGCTCGCGTCGCTGCCGGCGGCCGAGACGTAGACGAAGGTCATGCCGGGATCGAGCCCGGCGAGGGCGGTCGCCACGCGCAGGGTGAGCTGCTCCGTCACGGCGGCATATTGCGCCTCGCGCAATCCCACCGACGAGATGCCGAGACAGAACAGGCAGGCGTCGCGCCCCTTCAGCTCCGCCTCAAGGCCCGACAGGTCGCCGGGATCCGCACGCACGATCTCGCGGAACTTCGGGTGGATCCGTCCGGAGGGCCTTCGGGAGATCGACAGAACGGAATCGACACGCGCGTCGCGGAGCGATTCGCGCAGCACCCCCTGGCCGATCATGCCGGTCGCGCCGAACAGGATCAGTCTCATCGCGGTGCCTCCCGTCTACTCCGCCGCCTCCATATGCGGCTCCGGCTCGACGAGCGGGAAGGTGCAGGTCACCCGCGTGCCGGCATCCGGCGCGGTGTCCAGCGAGACTCGGCCGCCGTGAAGCTCCACGAAGGAGCGCACGATCGAGAGACCGAGGCCGACGCCCCGGTGGCGGGTGCCGAGGGTGTGGCTCTCGAAGCGGTCGAAGACCCGGGCGGCGACCTCGGGGGCATGCCGCGGCCCTCGTCGCGCACCGTGAGGACGAGGTCGCTCGCGGTGCGGCGGGCGGTGACCGCGACCCGCTGGCCGGAGCGGGAGAAGCCGACGGCGTTCGAGAGCAGGTTGAACAGGATCTGGCGGACGCGCTTGCCGTCGGCCACGACGCTGCCGATGTCCGCCGGCACGTCGAGGTCGAGGCTGACGTCGGATTCCGCGAGCCGGTCCTCGATGCCGCGCACCGCCGCCTCGATGGTCGAGCGCACGTCCACCCGCTCGCGCTGCAATTCCAGGGACCCCGCGTCGATCGAGGCGAGGTCGAGGATATCGTTGATGATGACCAGGAGAGAGCCCGACGATCGCAGGATGTGGTCCGAATACTCGCGTTGGCGCTCGTTGAGCGCGCCCACGGTCTCGTCTCCGAGGAGCTGCGTGAAGCCGATGATGTTCGTGAGCGGCGAGCGCAATTCGTAGGAGACGTGGTGGACGAAGGTATCGCGCAGCTGCGCCGCCTTCTCCAGCGCCTCGTTCTTCTCGGTGAGCGCCCGCTCGACGTTCACGCTCGCGGTGACGTCGATGAGGGTGAGGAGCGTCGCGCCCTCCGGCAGCGGCTGGGCGGCGCAGTCGAGGACGGTGCCGTCCACCACTTCCAGGCGGCAGGCGAGGCCGGAGCGCGATTCGAGGCCCGTCACCGCGTCGCGGATGTCCATCCACGGCTCCTCGGCCGGGGCGAGCGCCCGGCAGGCGGCGATCACCGCGTCGATACGCGGACGCGATTCGAGGGTCGCGGTGTCGAGGCGCCAGACGGTGGCGAAGGCGCGGTTGGCGAAGGTGAGGCGCCCGTCGGCGCCGAACACCGCGACCGGCTCCTTCAGCGTGTCGAGGGTCTCCGCCTGCACCCGCATCA carries:
- a CDS encoding PRC-barrel domain-containing protein, whose product is MRSLLAATVLLMTGASLALAQAPDAGQPAPAPKPEAAAPVEPAPGQPATLTGELRPTFVAQAPTDMVASKLVGLTIQNAGNETIGEIADVVLDEGTKVKAWIVGVGGFLGIGTKYVAVDPSALRLARADGDKLKATINTDKDQLRAAPEYVYLGQQKKDEAKK
- a CDS encoding histidine kinase translates to MSAVAGANARASVYGVQVLIAGRQKQWRDEIAGQIRRAGYSATACDCGVDALTVLALGLPVDVLVADISLTGELCCSQLALEARALRPGLRIVLASEVADADLTAAELMPDALLVARHLRDGSVASTVREALANRN
- the argJ gene encoding bifunctional glutamate N-acetyltransferase/amino-acid acetyltransferase ArgJ, giving the protein MSSAKSPPVSPLAPESVPALPPVPGVRLATAQAGIRYSGRTDVLYVGLEPGTRAAGVFTRSKCPSAPVDWCRDALRGESARALVVNSGNANAFTGLKGREAVALTARIAAAAAGCPEDAIFIASTGVIGEPLDASKFEGVLADCAARAEDGPEAWDAAARAIMTTDTFPKLATRTAEIAGTRVTLNGIAKGAGMIAPDMATMLSFVFTDASLPQPVLQALLTEGTDKSFNCVTVDGDTSTSDTLLLFATGLAGNSGIADAGDPRLAGFRAALDDLLIELAQLVARDGEGARKFVTVEVGGAESDASARRIALSIANSPLVKTAVAGEDANWGRVVMAVGKAGEPADRDRLAIWFGDVRVAVAGARDPAYSEAAASAVMREAAVTVRVDLGLGEGRARVWTCDLTKGYIEINGDYRS
- a CDS encoding SIMPL domain-containing protein, with the protein product MRALPLAALGLLALGLAAPLRAEEGGVGDGLISVIGRARTETAPDFASVEIGVEVRGATPAAALDGTSEAARRIVALASEFGVPESDIGTTAVTLQPVTRTMRQPDGTVTEKPDGYRAANQVRLRLADMGRLGDLMRRALEAGANRIDGVAFGLKDPEAAEAAVRIAAMKDAGAQAARLAEAAGVRLGRVVSIQAPPRASVPPPILMAAAAPMRAKGRGGVAVPLVAGTIEASAEVAATFAILP
- a CDS encoding (deoxy)nucleoside triphosphate pyrophosphohydrolase — its product is MTESAGVRLLLVVAVALVDADGRVLLAQRPPGKQLAGLWEFPGGKVEPGERPEATLIRELAEELGITVEEPCLAPLTFASHAYPDFHLLMPLYVCRRWEGTPRSLEGQALRWVRPRALRDLPMPPADAPLIPFLIDLLGP
- a CDS encoding epimerase, which encodes MRLILFGATGMIGQGVLRESLRDARVDSVLSISRRPSGRIHPKFREIVRADPGDLSGLEAELKGRDACLFCLGISSVGLREAQYAAVTEQLTLRVATALAGLDPGMTFVYVSAAGSDASERGRVMWARVRGRTENALFRLPFKRVYAVRPAGIRPRHGIRSRTPYVDAFYRLLAPALPVIQRALPSVLTDTDELARAMLRLAREGGMVRVIEARDIPGLGRTEP